The sequence TTTCATGTACCGTCTCGTACATATTCGCAACCGCAAAAAAGGTTTATATAACTTTATGCTAACTATGTTATACAACTTAACTATCTATTGGTAGAACACACACTTTATATATGCTTGTTCTTATGACAGACCCTTTAGGTGTCCTTATGGAGAGTGCCCTTACTTTTCCATCGACTCCGGGGAAGACCTCTACTACTCTGGCCATGGGCCACCTCAAAGGTGTAACATTGTCATCCTTAACTATgactaaagtacctacttttatattttcacaATCCTTGCGCCATTTTGacctattttgtaattgaaCAAGGTACTGTTTATACCACTGTTTCCAAAAGTTTTGAACCATACGGTTACATTGCTCCCAAAACTTAGTAAGACTAACAGACCCTTTAGTACAATCTTTTTCAGGATATGTGGTAAGAGGAGCGCCAGTCAAAAAATGAGCAGGGCTGAGATATGGAGTCTCATTTACATCGGTTGTAGGCAAAGCAGTCATGGGCCTTGAGTTACAAATCCCTTCAATCTGGACGATAACAGAATTTAATTCTTCATATGTTAGGACGGTTTCACCTACAACCCGCTTTAAGTGGTATTTTACAGATTTAATTCCAGCCTCCCACAATGAACCGAACACAGGAGAATAACTTGGTATAAATTTGAATGAAATACCTTGATCGGCAGCATAGAGCTCTACAGCATTCTTGTGGTCTGTGGCAGACTGCAATTTATACAactcatttaatttattttgagcCCCTTTGTAAGTACTGGCATTATCACAATAAATTATGTTTGGTTTATTTCTACGCGCTATAAACCTCTTTAATGCATTCATGAAACATTCTGTGGTCAAGTCTGAGACCAACTCAATATGCAGAGCCTTGGTTGTGAAACATACAAATAGCAAAATATATGCCTTACGAATAACAGGTTTTCTCACTCttaacatttttatattataaggaCCTCCAAAATCCATTCCGGTCTTTTCAAATACCCTGCAAGGCGTTATTCTGTCATAAGGTAGAGAACCCATCAATTGCTCGGCATTTTTTGCTTTTAacttaaaacaaattatacacttattTATAACACACTTAACTTCTCTTATACCATTAATGATATGGTACcttaaacttaaatctgaccAGACAAGCTTGGCCCCAGCATGCAGCAGAACCCTGTgctctttttttattaaatagtgcaCAAGCTTACAGCCCTTCGGCAATATTATGGGATGCTTAGTGGCATAAGGCACGTCAGCATGCTGCAACCGCCCACCTACACGCATTAGGTGCATGTTATCAAGAAACGGGTTCAACGCCTGAAGATTTGACTTTAGAGGCAACTTTAAATTCAAAGCCTTTATTTCTTGTGCGAAGTACTGCGCCTGCACCCATCTGAGGACAATTTTTAAAGCAAAATCCAATTCTTGGGGCGTTAAATTCCCTAACATTCTATTTTCTAATTTAACCTTACAGTTATTGACAAATCTATACATATAGGATATAATCCGTTTAATCTTATCTATATTTGAACAGTCTGTGAACAGAGGTAGGGGCTCACTCTTTTCAATTACATGTGAGACCCTTAATTCAGGAATTTCTCTTGGTATTTCATATCCACTTTTGGGTAGAAAATCAGCTGTTTTTAAGAATGCAGGCCCATAGAACCATAAGTCATTACCTTGCAACAGATGTGGGTCAACGCCCCTTGACAAAAGGTCAGCTGGATTGTGCTCTGTAGGCACATAATACCAAGAGAACTCTTGAGTCGTCTCCTGTATATATTTTGCCCTATTGGCAACATATACATTGAGTTTTAATGAACTTGTTGCGAGCCAACATAATACAACTTGAGAATCTAGGAACAGGTAAACTTTAACCTCAAATTTATCCTTGATGAGGTCATAGACCTTTTTAACTAACTTGGCCAGCAACAAAGCTGCATTAAGCTCTGCTCTAGGGATACTTAATTTTTGTATTGGATTCACCCGTGACTTAGAACACAATAGGCCAACACTAACACTACCATCTAAATTTACAATCCGGAGGTATAAACAACATCCGTGAGCCTTTACACTAGCGTCAGCATATCCAATTATATCTACATTTTTAGCATTAGATGTGTCTAAATTTCTTTTGACAATGATGCTTTTCATTTTATTCAAACTAGTCGCAAACCTTTTTATCCCTTCATTTAGGTGGTCCGGCAGCGGAGAGTTCCACTGGAGCTTTTCCAACCAGGTCTGCTGTAAAAGCAGCTTAGCATTGACTATGGCAGGCCCGACTAAACCTAGGGGATCAAAAAGCCTGCTGACAAATGACAATAAActtctttttgtgtaattatcACAAACCTCCTGTTTAGGGGCAAGCATTATAATCGTGTCCGAAGCCAAGTCACATCGGATACCTAAAGTTTTCACAATTGGGTCCTTTTCATTGGAAAAGTCTACTACTGCCTTAGTTTGTAAACTAAGTGGGATATCATCTAATAAATTATCTACATTTGAGCACCACTTGTGTAGCTCAAAGCCACCTAACCTTAGCAAGGCTATCAGTTGTGTTTTGGCTGACAATATTTGATTCATATCATTAGCAACCAGGTTGACATCGTCAACATAAGTATTATACAGCAAGGCTTCTGCGGCCAGGGGATAATCGCTTTTGTATCTATTCACTAACTCTAATAGGCACCTAGTGGCTAGAAACGACGAACTTTTTAGACCGTAACTTACAGTCTGCAGCTGAAGGCATTGTATATCTGAATTCTTATCTTTACGCCATAAAATGTTTTGCAAAGCCCTATGCTCTGGGGTTAATGAAATAGCCCTAAACATTTTTTGTATATCGCAGTTCAAAATGAACTTGTATAGGCGAAACAAGACCAAAATACTGAACAGATCATTTTGTACAACGGGCCCATTCAATAAAACGTCATTGAGcgaaatttttgccaaagtaGGCATCGATCCGTCAAAAACTACTCTAAGGGATGAAGTTTTACTTGAGGGGTTGAAAACAGGGTGGTGGGCCAGAAAATAAACCGCTTCACCTTCTAAGTTGTACTCTGAAATGTTGACATACTTAGCATGACCCAACCGCACATACTCATCTATGAAagctttatattttaaatacaagtcgTTATCTTTTTTAAAGCGCAATTCTAAATTTAAGAATCGTTTGATAGCACATGACAGTGAATCCCCTAAATACAGATCAACAATATTCTGTTTGAGTGGCAATGCCACCTCAAATTTATTATCTTTTAAGACTACAGTCTCCTGAAATATTGTTTCAGCTAATTCTTGTTCAGAGCTGGCCTCTGTATATGTTTCTGGAACCTTCTCAGTTAACCAAAATTGGGATACAATGTTATCTAATTTACCTTCATAATTATTCTGCGTTAGCTGCTGACAGCAAAAATTTGAAGCTAAGCTTGATACCGGGGCTGCGCTGGAGCAACCGGCCAGGCCAGCTACTATAAACCCGAAGCGTGTATTTTGCAGCACCAGCTTGCTAGGCAAGGCAGGCAGCTGCTCCGGCAAAAGCGCCTGAAAGAATACGTGGGACGCTAATAGTATATCAATCCTTGAAGAAATATCGAAACTGTCATCAGCTAACTGGACATTTGGCGGTATATTTATAACTTCATTCCTGAGAGAGAACTGTGGCATATTAGCCgtaatatttttaacaacatTGCATGTCACTGCGACACTATAATCCGTTACCATGGAATGAACCGTCAATGAGGTCTGCATGGCCTTAAAACTGGGAGCATCGCACACCCCTGAGATCGCTGAATCATCAGGGTATAGTTCACATCCTAACCGCTCTGCTACATCAGAGCGCAAAAAGGTAATCTGGCTACACGTGTCTAGAAGACAACGAACAATCATAGGTTGTCCGTGCTTATCATATACCCTAGCCTTTATGGTAGGTAAAATATCAGTACCTCTCCTACTTAATAACAAACTAATGTACCCAGAAATAGGGTTTTCAGTTTCATCCATCTGCGACACAGCCGCACACTGCTGAGGAACTTCCTCATGCAATAGAGTATTATGCTTGCCCTTGCAAATAGCACACTTGAAAGAATAGATGCATCTTTGACCAACATGTTCATTTAAACAAATGCTACATAATTTATTAGACACAACAAATTGTTTTTTCTTATGAGGCTCCATCAATTTGAAAGTTGAGCACTGATGCAGCTTGTGAACATTAGATTGACAGAACTTACATTTAGACTTCAGTGGCTTAACCACTTTGACATTACTAGTTGCTGAGCTTATTAAGCTAGAGCGTCGCCCAGTGGGCGTGCGCTCTCCCAGTGACTCCAAGGCAGCAGCTCGTTGTTCTAGAAAGGTTAAAAAATCATTTAGCTTTGGCAAATCATTGTTGCTTTGATTTTCTAAATGGTAAGCTCTCAAAGTATATTGGTCAAGTTTCCTTTGCAAAATTGTAACTATCACTAAATCCCACTGAGGAACTGGGGCATTTAAATTGGTTAGCGCACCTAGGTGCTGCCTagttactgaaattaaattccttaagCATCCAGCAGATGCCTTTTGCATGGGCGGCAAATCCAAAATTGAAATGATGTGATGGTTAactaattgttttttattatcatATCTTTGTTTTAAAAGATCAATAGCAATGGGGTAAGAGTCGGCCGTGAGAGGTAAATAGTTAACTAGCGCCAAGGCCTCTCCActcaaataagtttttaaataatatagctTCTCACAAGCTTTTAATTTAACATCAGCATCAATTACACTGTTAAATAGTGAGATAAAACTTTGGTAATCACCTACCTCACCAGTAAACACCTTCAAATTTATAGGTGGCAGCCTGAATGGCGACGCGTTACATCCCCCGGGGGACGCGAAGGATCGCTGCGGCGATGCGAGCGGCGTAGATTCGCCCAACGCTGCATTTATTATGCCCGCATAGAAACAACGCAGCACATCGTACTTGTCCTCAAAATCTTCGACCCGCTCGGCATCAGCTGGATCCAGTAATAGGATCTCAAGGTTGAGCTCCTTATATTCATCAAAGATCTTCTCCAGCCTGTCCTTTTTTTGCTGAAAAAGCAAAGGGTCCGCGTCTATGCTAGGAGAAGCCGCTTCCGTTGCCGCTTTAAACGCCAACATCCTGGTCAAAGCAGCTTTTAGCTGTCCCCTGGCCGCTCGTAACCTCTTAATATCATCGTCCGCCATTTTATAATGGAGATGATAAAAACCTCGACCACCAAAGCGTACACAAATTGGTAAAGCCTTGCACTTGCACTGCACGTGCCGTATATAAATTGCAATTTGCAATGCAAACAACTTATAAACACAATGTAAACACTGTTCTTAGGCACTAACTTAGCGCTTATGCGGTTGATTTGGGCTATTGTTTATACAAATGCACCTTCGTGCAAACAAAATTGGCGAAAACAAATTATAAGCAAAGCTCACACTCAAGATAACATAGATTGTTTTATTGAAATGAATTAATGGCGTCCGTAACTCAGCTACGAGTGAATGTATGAACGAAGGATTCCTGCCACGCTGCTATTGGAGCGGAGCGGGATAAACTGTGTTGCGCACGGCCAATAGGCGCACGCGGCTGCGACACGAAGCTTGGCGTAGATCCCCGATGCCCGGCGACGTTTTGTTCTTGCAAGTTATGCGCACTGGAGCAATCTTTTTTCCTTAGCAATTAACTCGTGCGTATTGAAGTTACCGAATTATAAATTTGCATAAGCAAAACGCACTTGAGTGAAGTAATACAAAGTTGATGGCTATTGGTCCTATTTCTAGCGGAAATTAGGAAATAGATGAACGAAATGAATGAATTTTAATATCAATGAGCGAACTAAAAAAGTCAAATGTTCCAGAAAGGGTACCCAACGGGAAATCGccaaataaatgtaacacacgAATGTTCAACCAGCAAATATGTTAATTGTAATATTGTTCAACACGGTTTTATTTGTAGTCACTGACTGCTAGAACGTAATTGTCTTTAATGTTTGACAGCGTATTACACTGAAGATAGACCACTATAGGGGTCATTAAAGTTTGAAATAAATGTCGATATCGCTCCGTTTGCACTGCACACGGACACGTAATTAACTGCTAGCACAACTTGCGCGAAGCATTAAAATGTAGTTCACTGAACTTTGAAAATGTCCGAACTTCGAGACATAAAATGAGTCCACACGAGCACTGCACGCGGGTCATACGCAACTtgcgttttaaaaaaaaatcactgctCAATGAACAGATACCGAAACTCGCATTCGGTATTTTGTATTGCGTCCCGGCGAGCACTGCACCCCGGAAAAAACGCTGGTGACAACTTGCCACACTAATAAAGTCACTACGCACACGCACTGCGTTTTTGTAGGTCCTATATTTTGCAACTTGCAAATAATGTCTTGAGTACAGAGCACCTCACATCAGTTCAGCTTATTTGCGCACTGCACAATACCGATGGTATGGAGTCGGCTGCTGACGTTGCACGCACTGCATGTCCACGCACATAGCTCGTAGTCACAGTTATTAGCGCTAACAGCCCATCGAAGGACCAAAAATATGTTAGGCACTAAtgaaacatattttaataattaaataaagaactGTATTTCCACTCTTCTAACTACTACATCACATATCTATTGTTCATATACCGTTAACGCTTGTGCTTAGATACGAGGTAAGTTCTGTACtgacattcaaatgtgaccttTTGACAGATGTCATTACACTTTTCATGTACCGTCTCGTCTGTTTTCCGAGCgcagctcggtcacccagatattattcaaGTTAGTTCATAACAAGAACAAATCTAAAGCGGTTTCTATAACTACAACGAGTTAGAGACAATTAATTCGCACTTACCCGTATGCCACACTTATCCATATTAATACTACAAGAGACAAGACAGAACAAACTAAATGTACGTAATGGAGAAGGCCAATAAAACCTAATTCTAAATGGAGTTTTTAGCGatgttacctttatttattatagaatTTGACAGTTGGTCAAGTAGATAGTGCTTTCGACGGTGGTACTTTCTTGTAAGGACTTTGACAGTAGGTTCCATAGACTGCCTTTTCTATATAGTCGGATTTGTTGTTGGCtatcaaaagtaggtaccaaACTTGACTATGACTACCACAACACAACATGGTTTGACAACCATTTTGACttataccaggcgtggctcactccgcgatttcgtcgcgtcgctaatacatatacatatctaTACATATCAgacgtaatagacgcgttttgttagagaatgaacattctgtacctagtactattatttattctgtgcctatatCCAACGACGAAAACTAAAACCACGACCAAAAACAAAAGGCCATAGTAGTAGCTAGTAAAtaaacagtaaataaatatttactggtCCCTGCCTATAATGGTGATTTTTTAAACACCAAAAAAGTCAtggctatttttaatttttttgttggtttTACTTCTAAGAATTGGAAGGTTTGAAAAGCTCCTTATTATGGTCCAAATAAACACGAAATCCAAAATTGggacaaaaaaatgtatgaaaattccCATTGAGTTACGGAAACTTCCATACATTTTCCGTAAATCAGTGAAAGATTTTGTAGGACATACAGTGAAATTGCCCTTATGTTGTACACAATAAGGAAtatctatccaccaaattttatcaaaatccgagaaaaattaaaaaacgataactaaataaaataaaaaatgacccAATTGACTGACTAAACCAAACTGTAACCTACTTAAACTACGATCTCTGTACACTGCTATTCACGAAACCTAACTGTCAAGAGTAACAATTCCAACTTCCCAAGATTCCTGAAGAGCCACCTGTAGTGTGTGCTATACCTTACCCACACATATACAGTGTTAGAGTATATAAGGCTACACATGTATCATTTGAGGCGCATTATACCAATATCATAGCAAGCAGTTGTTTGTCTTAATCCCCACctcacatggcgatcctgccagtgcggccttgcgctgcactggcggcgcgccgcgccagcCAGTGAAGTTCGAGATAAATGAGCCAGAGAAGATCGTAATTAATATGTGACCTtgtttaattgatttttaaaatcaACACATAAAATTGAGAAAGTGCTCGAACAGTTATAAATAGACTATGTGAACAACATTGCAAAAACATTTAGTGAAGTGactcaaataaataattaatattttaaatgaatggaACGTGTTTCACGAGTTTATTCCGCACGTACAAGATAACTGGACCTAAAATTGAAAACGGGcggtgatagaaaaaaaaacggacAGTGATTATAAACGATTGGGATAGTATGCAGCCGGGAGTTGTCGGTGTCCCTGGACTAAGACGGCGCGCTCGGGGCAGGAGGTACAAGGAATTAAGGCAGGAGGTACGATACGAGTACGGCGGCAACAGCGCAAACAGAGAAGTGCTTAACGTGATAGGTTATGATTataagaaaatttgaataaagGTTGTTGGtacgtaaataatatttttagaattttaatttctttgttGATTACCTTTTGaactatttttttgtttaacaacaaacaaaataataaatagctTAGTAGCTTAGTCTAGCTTAATCTGCGGAACACAGAACTTAGAAATCGGGGATTTTcgggccacagacaagacatcctctagactgagcatagtaacgctaccccctctgccacttatacggtagttt comes from Cydia amplana chromosome 15, ilCydAmpl1.1, whole genome shotgun sequence and encodes:
- the LOC134654435 gene encoding uncharacterized protein LOC134654435 isoform X2 codes for the protein MPTLAKISLNDVLLNGPVVQNDLFSILVLFRLYKFILNCDIQKMFRAISLTPEHRALQNILWRKDKNSDIQCLQLQTVSYGLKSSSFLATRCLLELVNRYKSDYPLAAEALLYNTYVDDVNLVANDMNQILSAKTQLIALLRLGGFELHKWCSNVDNLLDDIPLSLQTKAVVDFSNEKDPIVKTLGIRCDLASDTIIMLAPKQEVCDNYTKRSLLSFVSRLFDPLGLVGPAIVNAKLLLQQTWLEKLQWNSPLPDHLNEGIKRFATSLNKMKSIIVKRNLDTSNAKNVDIIGYADASVKAHGCCLYLRIVNLDGSVSVGLLCSKSRVNPIQKLSIPRAELNAALLLAKLVKKVYDLIKDKFEVKVYLFLDSQVVLCWLATSSLKLNVYVANRAKYIQETTQEFSWYYVPTEHNPADLLSRGVDPHLLQGNDLWFYGPAFLKTADFLPKSGYEIPREIPELRVSHVIEKSEPLPLFTDCSNIDKIKRIISYMYRFVNNCKVKLENRMLGNLTPQELDFALKIVLRWVQAQYFAQEIKALNLKLPLKSNLQALNPFLDNMHLMRVGGRLQHADVPYATKHPIILPKGCKLVHYLIKKEHRVLLHAGAKLVWSDLSLRYHIINGIREVKCVINKCIICFKLKAKNAEQLMGSLPYDRITPCRVFEKTGMDFGGPYNIKMLRVRKPVIRKAYILLFVCFTTKALHIELVSDLTTECFMNALKRFIARRNKPNIIYCDNASTYKGAQNKLNELYKLQSATDHKNAVELYAADQGISFKFIPSYSPVFGSLWEAGIKSVKYHLKRVVGETVLTYEELNSVIVQIEGICNSRPMTALPTTDVNETPYLSPAHFLTGAPLTTYPEKDCTKGSVSLTKFWEQCNRMVQNFWKQWYKQYLVQLQNRSKWRKDCENIKVGTLVIVKDDNVTPLRWPMARVVEVFPGVDGKVRALSIRTPKGSVIRTSIYKVCVLPIDS
- the LOC134654435 gene encoding uncharacterized protein LOC134654435 isoform X1, giving the protein MEPHKKKQFVVSNKLCSICLNEHVGQRCIYSFKCAICKGKHNTLLHEEVPQQCAAVSQMDETENPISGYISLLLSRRGTDILPTIKARVYDKHGQPMIVRCLLDTCSQITFLRSDVAERLGCELYPDDSAISGVCDAPSFKAMQTSLTVHSMVTDYSVAVTCNVVKNITANMPQFSLRNEVINIPPNVQLADDSFDISSRIDILLASHVFFQALLPEQLPALPSKLVLQNTRFGFIVAGLAGCSSAAPVSSLASNFCCQQLTQNNYEGKLDNIVSQFWLTEKVPETYTEASSEQELAETIFQETVVLKDNKFEVALPLKQNIVDLYLGDSLSCAIKRFLNLELRFKKDNDLYLKYKAFIDEYVRLGHAKYVNISEYNLEGEAVYFLAHHPVFNPSSKTSSLRVVFDGSMPTLAKISLNDVLLNGPVVQNDLFSILVLFRLYKFILNCDIQKMFRAISLTPEHRALQNILWRKDKNSDIQCLQLQTVSYGLKSSSFLATRCLLELVNRYKSDYPLAAEALLYNTYVDDVNLVANDMNQILSAKTQLIALLRLGGFELHKWCSNVDNLLDDIPLSLQTKAVVDFSNEKDPIVKTLGIRCDLASDTIIMLAPKQEVCDNYTKRSLLSFVSRLFDPLGLVGPAIVNAKLLLQQTWLEKLQWNSPLPDHLNEGIKRFATSLNKMKSIIVKRNLDTSNAKNVDIIGYADASVKAHGCCLYLRIVNLDGSVSVGLLCSKSRVNPIQKLSIPRAELNAALLLAKLVKKVYDLIKDKFEVKVYLFLDSQVVLCWLATSSLKLNVYVANRAKYIQETTQEFSWYYVPTEHNPADLLSRGVDPHLLQGNDLWFYGPAFLKTADFLPKSGYEIPREIPELRVSHVIEKSEPLPLFTDCSNIDKIKRIISYMYRFVNNCKVKLENRMLGNLTPQELDFALKIVLRWVQAQYFAQEIKALNLKLPLKSNLQALNPFLDNMHLMRVGGRLQHADVPYATKHPIILPKGCKLVHYLIKKEHRVLLHAGAKLVWSDLSLRYHIINGIREVKCVINKCIICFKLKAKNAEQLMGSLPYDRITPCRVFEKTGMDFGGPYNIKMLRVRKPVIRKAYILLFVCFTTKALHIELVSDLTTECFMNALKRFIARRNKPNIIYCDNASTYKGAQNKLNELYKLQSATDHKNAVELYAADQGISFKFIPSYSPVFGSLWEAGIKSVKYHLKRVVGETVLTYEELNSVIVQIEGICNSRPMTALPTTDVNETPYLSPAHFLTGAPLTTYPEKDCTKGSVSLTKFWEQCNRMVQNFWKQWYKQYLVQLQNRSKWRKDCENIKVGTLVIVKDDNVTPLRWPMARVVEVFPGVDGKVRALSIRTPKGSVIRTSIYKVCVLPIDS
- the LOC134654435 gene encoding uncharacterized protein LOC134654435 isoform X3, with product MLAFKAATEAASPSIDADPLLFQQKKDRLEKIFDEYKELNLEILLLDPADAERVEDFEDKYDVLRCFYAGIINAALGESTPLASPQRSFASPGGCNASPFRLPPINLKVFTGEVGDYQSFISLFNSVIDADVKLKACEKLYYLKTYLSGEALALVNYLPLTADSYPIAIDLLKQRYDNKKQLVNHHIISILDLPPMQKASAGCLRNLISVTRQHLGALTNLNAPVPQWDLVIVTILQRKLDQYTLRAYHLENQSNNDLPKLNDFLTFLEQRAAALESLGERTPTGRRSSLISSATSNVKVVKPLKSKCAFAGAAACLA
- the LOC134654435 gene encoding uncharacterized protein LOC134654435 isoform X4, giving the protein MLAFKAATEAASPSIDADPLLFQQKKDRLEKIFDEYKELNLEILLLDPADAERVEDFEDKYDVLRCFYAGIINAALGESTPLASPQRSFASPGGCNASPFRLPPINLKVFTGENNELLPWSHWESARPLGDALA